The Solenopsis invicta isolate M01_SB chromosome 3, UNIL_Sinv_3.0, whole genome shotgun sequence region ACGGTAGTAATTTTGTGGGAgcaaataatcaattaaaagaaatatatgcatTATTCAATTCTGAACAACATCAGACCTTTATCAATAAATTCATAAACGAACATCGAATTGCTTGGCACTTTATTCCTCCCGCAGCTCCACATTTCGGTGGAATTTGGGAATCGATGGTGAAACTTTTCAAACACCATTTTAAACGAGTTGTGGgagattcattatttacatttgaagAGCTCAATACATTTGCTACCGAAGTCGAGGGTATTCTTAATTCGCGACCGATCACAGCTTTATCATCAGATCCGAATGACTTGCTTGTGTTAACTCCCGCTCACTATTTAATCGGCAAGCCGCTAATCACCCTTCCGGAGAGCGATTTATCATGTGTTCTAGTTAATCGACTATCCGTATGGCAACACATTTCAAAGGTCCGACAGGATTTTTGGGCTCGATGGAACCTGGAATACTTGAATGAACTCCAAATCCGGAGTAAATGGACAAAGGAAGGACCGACACTCGAAGTGGGGACTGTCGTATGCATCAAGGATAAGAATCTGCCTTGCAACCAATGGATCTTAGGCAGAATTTCGGAAGTACATCCGGGTGACGATGGAGTAGTACGAGCCGCCACGATAAAAACTGCGACCGGAAATATAAAGCGTGCAGCGAGGGCATTATGTCCACTCCCAATTGAGCGATAGCCATGTTACGATATTGCGCAAGTATATGACGAAATATTAATACCATGCGAAAAAACCTTGTAAACATAATACGTTACAAAACCCATGAATGTTATTGTGGATCGACTCAGGGCATTAACCCTTAGGCGTTGTCGTGAAACAGTTCAGAGAAAATGCGTAATTGTTAATCAATAccaatattataacaattcgATTTAATCTGCAGATAACATACTCATGCGAAAGAGTTGATCGGATTACCCTCTCAACGGGGGGAGTATGTTAAGTACAAACGTACATTACACAGGCGCGTCGTGCACGACACCCACATATACACATgcgaacataaatataataagtaaGGCACGCACTTGCACACACGTGTGCGAGTGTATACATGTGTTTACGAGAGTGGACGATGGACGGGTAACGCGACGCGATTAAAACAAAAGATGAGTCTCGGTCAATTCAAGGAATTTGCACCTCGGGATTGCCTGTTACCAGGCAGACGTGCGTCTCGGGATTCCCTGTCGCCAAGCGCAcgtcttttcattaaaaataattgcaatccaATATCAGTTTTTTGTCCCGAATCCGCGTCTCGGATTCATTACGTCCTCGATCGCAGAACCGAATAGACGAGTTAAAATCAATCACTGATTAAAACGCGGAATAGTCGCATAATCGCGTCGCATCGCTCCATAGCGTCGTCCTCGTAAACTCAGGGCGACTGCCCCTTAACGTTGCCAAGACTGAAAAAACGCGTTATTATAAAGACGTGCACGCGAGTGATTTTCCGCGATCAAGAAAGAGACACGttcataaattttgtattcaCAATTCCGCGACTCAAGGCAGTGGCTCCACGGCGGTGTCCTCACGGGCTCAGGGTTACTGCCTCTCGGCGTTGTCGCGGTGAATACGTCCTTCTGGACACACGCGTGCTCATCCAATCGTTATCGCTTCGCATTACGAGGTGAATACACATGTGAATTAATTTGATTGAACtgtgcaattataaataaaacattttaagaaatacAGTGTGTGAAGTTTAAGTATTTCTCACTGAACATCGTCTATCGGTGGGTTATTATGTACCAGACAGCTAactgtgaaaagcaaaattatttagcgtcagcctgggctgcgttcagattctccactcGGTGAGTGAtttctgggtgactgggtaaatgggcggagctaatgaaaagctccctagtggtttatggaatctgaacgcactctcaaacattgggtgtgtttagcaaataacgctgagaaatagtaacataaatatctcagattcagaataaattacataataaattaagataaacgatgaagataatacataaatattttactatgaatatttttatcaatataactaaagtagatgaaaattaaatgttagtagaataggacgaatcaatttaaacaatgaaaataaatttttattttaacaaattagatgaagatatatattgcgcatatcatctattatatgtataggcttgttttctattcctgcactagactgcactggaacgttccttcttgttttcactaactttcaaatatatatctatttcactttaagtgcacactaattcagggagttcaggaacagaaaacaaacagtatattttattagtatcagaaaatatttaataatactaaaaatctttaacatactaatctcaaatataaatatttatataacgattttgtgagactgtagaccaagaaaccttacattaatagaataaaagattaatatttattaatctgtaattacataaacagaataataaacaaaacgtttaaactttacttggttattaacgttttcctttattatatttatacattttaatttttatttactataatattttaaattaaatttatttttttattttaaatttgttttaaatatacgagctttatcacaaatatatagaaatttttatagcgatacattttggaacgcacctttacgtcacccacccatttcacccggctcaaggaccgatgtggtttttccactctctcgggatagacagagtgataaagtgaacgacccacctaatgtccggtaggggcactctaaaggaatctgaacgctctttaggtgcctaggtgcactcgggtggggaatctgaacgcagccctgtTGGTATGCCGAGTCATCTgtccttgtttcatgcacttattcaagtatctgcttctctttctatcgggaacagttaCGCACATaaagtgttacactaatttcTGACCGAAGATTCGGTTTATTTGGTTAGTTTCTTCCATTTCCTCTTCATCGCgagaacacgtgtgaaagaaataggaaacagcgtaatggctctggcagaccagcgcgatttgcgacacgcgccGCGcaattatccaataggcgtacgtcttttcaaaaaattataaacgcctattggataatcgcgcgtcgcaaatcgcgctggtctgccagagccataagagtttgcaagaaattgacaagcctttaatatgttgtaatacagataaaaatatgggacacgtatttttatatgtattacaacgGGCCCACATGATTGTCAAGAGGATGAAACACGCTCTtgcaataaattgattttttaatttctgaagtaataccgtcgaaatggtaaaaaatataaaaaaaagtttcaaataaaagttttatatatttctatgtattttataacaatttgtttagattttttttaatgtcatttttctcgaaattctccttctcttctaaatttctgaaaaatttaaaatttattttatatcaaaacttatagcatatttaacaacaaattcaaacatttatggtaaagttatagttcgaagacacatttttcagaaataaactaaaaatatctatatcgctatacacgcgccccatccatatatgctttatggcgtctattgttaatatatttttttttttcatgactACAAaacttttcgtattattatatttttatatgttttttaggtttaattttattttctttttattttttatttatttattttttatctatttactttttattgctaaaaatctatacaataatgaggacgctcattcagaatttaactgagcaaaaataactgtatttgcttgtcttattgttaagccttttcaatttaatatttaattttgatataacaacaaacttgttcaattgtaaaatattaaaaaatatcacttacatgcaaatcacaccttccttctgacgtatgtaaatcgagccatggaaatatacatacaaggatagaaagagaaactaacatgtgtgaaacaaagaaggtagatccagcataccaacaggctgacactaaatagttttactttttacagttggctgtctggtacacccaaggactttgattctgtccatggggaaattttccaaactaagaagtcgctatttttctacgtacttacagttcatgattaacgtaacgaccaataagctctagtcgtttcattaaccatgagcgagtatgtagaaaatggtgacttctcagcttggaaaatttcctcatggacagaatcaaagtccttgggtgtacaacagtcgtgttcattatagttgcgacactttttcttagatgcgtttctgaacgcgcaactataacgagagctgaggacatgattggttcttacttgtggatccagccaattacgttcgccgctcgatgagcaaggctacattccaaaaaccatcaaagaaaaagtgtcgcaactataatgaacacgactgtacattgtagcccttgcagagcaaaagtgggcgtggtttagcctgcacacaccatgctatcccttccaccatgctcCCGCGTGATCTTTCTAGTCAGGAGGAGGAAATGACGGGTCTCGATTAAATAAGTTggttagattaaaattttacatgtattttaaaatttaggtTTTACGtacaaacataattataaagtaagTGGTAGCGAATGTACATTGCAATTGCTGCAAGTAACTGGTTACTACATTACAATGGTGTTTATTGAatggaaaatttgaaattttgcgaatgtttattacaatttaagtGTGAAAGTAATTGTAAagaagtgtgtgtgtgtgtgtgtgtgtgtgtgtgtgtgtgtgtgtgtgtgtgtgtgtgttgggTGGAAGATGAGTCGTCGCACTCGGTGAAGGTGACGATCTCCTCCAGGAATTCCACGCTAGACGTGGAACTCGCAGGTGAAGGAAGGGAAGAGATTTCTCTTATAAATTCTACGCTGGACGTGGAGTTCGCGGGAGATGGAGGACAAGAGATTTCCTCTATAAATTCTATGCTGGGCGCAGAATTCGTGGGGAAAGGAGGGTCGACGAAATCTGGAGGGGTAGGAGAGAATGAAGGGCTTGAAACGGAGGACGGAGGGGAGTCGGAAAATATCCTGTATGTTAGCTGGGATGAGATGGAATGAGCGGGAGACGGAGTGCATAAATTATGTTCCTCTTCTTCctgaggagaaggagaaggcgGATCTTCGCGAATAATTGGCCGGGGAAGCTGTCGTAACTCTATGGGGTCCGGCCTGTAGcggaattctgtaactccttagcgacaattcggtatcgttacagcgtcgttgcgcagatattatacatggtagaaaagctgctcgacgacacgtaacgatatccctagctgtcgttaagagttacagaatacggcccctgggggtctatcatgtaacatttcccctagggcggaaacgtgaaaagtgaaaagtttcacgtgaattgcacgatcatgtacgattccacggaatcataggcttgttttctattcctgcactagactgcactggaacgttccttcttgctttcgctaactttgaaacatctatctatttcattttaagtgtacacttatttagagagttcaggaacagaaaacaaacggcatgtaattcactcatgagcggaaatatgaactttttcacgtgaactttttcgccatcagccgtgatggcgaaaaggtgaaaatttagggaattaataaattgtatgtattttgaaataagaatgaaagtgtggtaacagtgtggtaacagtttgaagaggtattattgaagaggttaacctttttggtattgcattgcgttgataggataaagtaatacatacataaataaaaataatgcttttgtgatgtaattaggtttgatatttatatttgacaaattgatattttgataattatatagaatgaggtttcatcaaatgcaaatttagataaaaatatactttaaacgcgttttgatacataatgatataagaaaggtgcgccttgtgaaatagaatattaatcaatcatgtaagtgtttataacttataaatttggaaaatacatgtgtgagccgtgaattcagttttgatcaaggtgagtattctaaattattcaatattttttaattaaacaaagttaaatttaatgactaatgaaattaatttactttaaaatttgcacacataaaaaactaattaaaattaattttgaaaaacaatgcttgaattaaattacaatgtaattttgagtattagattactacataataaaatagttgttacaatatatggatcattaaaaataaatgtaatatatattatatttgtaaattaagtttatgcaatataactaagaaatattgctatttatgattatttttttacaatttttttttatataataaaatttttacagtaaaagttatattgtaaaagcaggtagaaacctttttcacgatcgcttgatagttgcaatgacagagcctctaatggtgaatttcggaacgcaaactaaacttccgcgcattattcatacataatcgctgtgcgtgaaaagattcacgtgaactctctatgagtgaaaaatgaaaaatgaaaagtgaaaagtgaaacgtgaaaagttccacgtgaaattacatgattgaccccctgctCTCTTCGCGACGAAGGCGATTTGTGGGATGATTGCACTCTCCGAGATTGTCCACTGACAATCAACGCGTTagtcagaaaaaaaaacacacaaaaaTCCGAGGACAAAGgggtaaaatattgataatttactcctttcttttttttgtagtaAGAACTTTCTTAGGACTGTCTGTGGTGGCTGGAAGGGCCCCGCAAGTGCTGGTGGTGACTTGAAGTGGAACTTGATGTCGCGCACTGCTTCGATTTTTAAGTTCAaagtaaagcctgccgcagacgatacgttctttcttacgggattgcttacgtgctcctatactgtcagtcttacgtgctcccgtactgaaaatgggtagcttacgggctacgctactggctcgcgtactggattttcgtaatagatcatgtcctatttttcttacgtgattctgtactggtttattgtgaaagccaatcaggacgcagtctgtataggttatactgtgttataccaggttatactgtcgaagtgttgtcaaagttcaaacgtgaattcacttcgcaaacatgacgtcgtgcaaaaatgaaaagacttcaaaatagtccaaaaaaagtattttatgtttaatagaggcctactaataggaaccatgtttatatgcgataaacacaccaaattaccataataagcacagtaaaagtaaggcattaaagaatgtattgactgtcgactccataaacgtcggcgatatttattttgttgtcgcaatttttcaataattaaaaataatgcaatagcaattttacgacaatgtacaactgttgcaataatttcatccatcttatctatctcatccatatttaagcgtgccgcttctatgaaacaaatttcagttgctcagcccgtacgaaaactcacaccgtgtgaagccacggccagtagccagtaccattgcccgtacggtagcaagtaagaaaatccaattagaaatccagtaagaaaaaacgtatcgtctgcggcaggctttagaGAAAGAAATTTACATGGATTTTACGATaagataaataatgaataacccCATCAACTACTGCCGACGCTGGAAAGTTGGTTAGAAACGAACATTTTAGCTTCAACCATAGATAAAGTTACATAGAGTGAACACGAACAAAACGAGTGTCGAGCGTTTCAGCATCGTATGAAAAGGTATCTTTacatcgagcacttgatacgcgtactataaCTCGTAACTctctattaaattctttctattaaatcttactttcgacgatgcgtgtatacatgatatatatatttaataatctcgattcatattgtaccagtttagtatactattttttaaatttattgccaaaattaagataatttaatagaaaattactataatagtaCGCCTATTAAGTGCTTGGTGTAAACTAAGACAGTAAGTACATATTATAGGCAAttcaattactttattattcaataaagcagattttaagttttttaataaatgtggtgcgtcagcaataaaaaacagtttCTGATTACTATCAACAGGATGAGgtatacaatttacaattttagaatatttattgctGCCAATGGCACCAAATGTTTTCCACATTTTTAAGTTTACAGGACCCATGTCAGAAGTTATGCTATGAATGTATAGACCTATAGAttctacttttttaataatctccTATATAATGGGTTTTAATAAAGCACCTCAAGACTATCAGGTGTAAAGTAATAGGCCACAATCATTTTCCATCGAGTAAAAATTCCTCTAATCATAAAAACTAAACAATGAGTAGCTTTTTTAATACGgaaaggttccgatagcgcacagtactattgcacacagccaatcacagcggctggtgtctagtgatattcttctgttcaagcgcaatgagtggttgtgagtggtttgtgtgcaatagtactgtgcgctatggGAACCTTCCCCTTTAATACGACCTAATATTGTCCAAAGAACcagaaaaacattattataaaccaagaaaagaaataatggTATCACATATaacgtgtgtgtgtgagtgtgtgtgtgtgtgtgtgtgtgcgcgtgcgtgcgtatgtgcgtgggtgcgtgtgtgtgtgcgtgggtgcgtgtgtgcgtgcgtgcgtgcgtgtgtgtgtgtatatgccTATTTAAAATGTACCAATTTTAAcagtttattacaaaattactttctaaGTATAAATATTCTGCAAGGCTTTCGGTATTAAATACAAACAACAAATAACGAGGCAAACAAGAGCGGAtgaattttcatatataaattaaatttaaaaatagtacacATAGCACAATAATtactttcataattttctttatttttaaaattactttgttacttTACTCTTTACTAACTTTACtttcaaaattactttcataatttttcatcgTTTTTACCTGATTTATCCGGTAGAGTCGACAAACCAATATTTAAATCTGTTGTTGTGACAATTTGTTGTCCAGTGGTAATGCTCATCTCATCAATGGCAAGCATACAATCTTTGTCTCGATCATCGGTGAAGCGTAATACTTGTTCACGTAAAATGTCAAATGCTTTGTTACAAATACCAGTTTCAAAGTCTATAGTCTTCATTTTTCTTCGAAGTGTGCATTCTGATAGTGAAGAAATGTTCTGCTTCTGTAATTCTTTATAGCCACTACTACCACATGATAATTTCAAGCGGAGAGCTTTTTCGATACTAGCAGTGGACCATCTTGcgcatttatatttacaaagaGCTTCAATTTGAtcattgttaaatatatttttgtatttaacttttaaattattattctcttttactacctttttattttcatacatcagtttttttacttgttttttcaGTCTTATttcagattttaataatttgctcAATTTCATATTTGCCTTCAGAAGCTTTATTTCCATTTCTTGAACTGACACTGATGTATTTATTGGCTTATCTAATTGAACATTTATAGCCGTATTTATTTCCATTTGTTGGACTAACAATGGTGTATTTATTGGCTCATCTGATTGAACATTTATACGTTCTGGTTCCTTGTCCTCTTTGAATGCGTCTTTCTCTGTCAAATTATTAATGGACAAGTGTTTTGCATTGTCTACTTCATTGTTCTCCTTTAATGTAACGGTATTTTCAgtctaaaatatgtaaacaattCTCTATTAACTTTAAATCTAATAACATACATAATATCTCAaaccatatacatatatacattttattaaacctACTACATTTCACTTACATTTGATAAAGCAGGAACTATTTCATCTTTATTCCATATATGAATCGTTGGAACTgcattatgttttaatttttttttaccatcaATACGTAGTTTTTCCCACATTTTGGGCAAAAAATGTAcctattaaatgtaaataatatagttGCGatgttaaaatatgataaataacagaaaaataaaacttacttcacacacaaaataattttttgattcaTCTAAATCAGGTCGAGCAATGTTTTCAATCCATTGTTGTTTTCTTTCTGGATCTTCTAGGATATAATGCAATGAGTAATCCTTTTTCCAAGAATTGGAACAATTCTTTACGCAGCAATAAAGCATtctataatctataaaaatatatagttatatttttattatttccataACAATTCATTTCATAATCAGATTACTGTGAGGTTAGAAAACATTTGTGTAACTTTTTTTAACTCTTCAATAATTATccaaataagtttttaaattatatattcaaaaagtTAATTACTTTACGTTACTTACTTACTTTTCTATTAACAGGAAAAATGAAGAAACACGTAGTCACATCTGTCACATTCATATGCTGGAGCATGAGAGAAACATGCACTCTATACAGAGAGCCTTTATATTTTAGCGGCCAAATCCGCCATTTTTAGAGGCCTGTTGGCCAGACCAAAGAAGTAAAAAGATCAGGAAGGAGCATTTGGCGAGAATCCCATGGTTACTTGAAACGGAAGAAGCCTTCTAGTAACTTCAGTAAATATGGGGATTTTTTGTTTCTAGATTGCTGATTGCCTTTGCAATAGTCGTTCACAACCTCATTTCTACCATGATATAaccctttgactatataaatatggactgctagtacccctcccactttcctatgttttcgtgtaagaaagatctgcaacgcttccatctcctaagtggcagaaatgtgaaacaaaaaagcgagacagcaatagtagaaaatcagaaaagaaagagacggaatacatcgctttgaatttatacgttcactccaaaatatgcgattatatttctgtaaaataagaattaattttactaaattaaaagaaaataaatataaaatatacacattttattattaaagatatatttaaaaaaattatataatttatatatatatatatatatatataaaataataaaatatataaagcaaaaaatagaaagtaattaaaaataaaaacaaataagtgatgtcatataaataaaaggaagtctcattagagaaccgtcattttcgggtaataaagtgtacagtataaattattgcccgctgaaaataacagttttaattaaattacgtcttatgaagtctttgtgttcattcaacgtaattattttaccttcataagctaatttaacgttcaaataatatgtaataattaattttattattacatatttgtgattctctaatatttctagatctttaatatgtgtgtcaaagttaataaataatgtatctaatcttagatttcttaatgtttcttgaatcattgtaggaattatatttctcatttgtaattttttctaatttaaaaaaattaaaaagtttaggttacaatgcaattagctaataacttacccaaaaaaatggtacaggaatgtgtttctcctttacacttttatatttggttgttttacaaccatttataaaacaatatactacCATTGTGTTATATCACTCAatcgcacaaatgtttattactgtcgcgtataaaaACCACACATCACACCACAGAACATATATtatgagaaatgaaagctcTGTACTTAACATGGGAAACAAAAAAGCACTGCCATCTGATAGTGAAGTGAGAAATTAAATGGATTGTAGAAGGGGGGTCAAGGGAGTCTTCAGAAAAGAGAATAGAAGAAGCTTATTTATGCAGACAATAACcattaacttatgccggaaccgGTAAAGTTCATTATTAGGATTTCAATGCTTCTGTTTACCGAGGTCTCAATAAACAGTAGCCTTGAAATTCTAGTATTGAACTTTACCAGATCCTGCATAAGTTAAATgttattgcctgcataaaccatccgttaagggcctcgcacatgaaacaaataacataacataagcataacataagacctatgggccaatgagcatccagcataaagtcaccatattgatttacctaacattttcattggtccgttagtcttatgttgtgcttatgttatgttatgcatttcatgtgcgagaccctttaagggcctcgcacataaaatgcataatataacataagcacaacataagaccaatagaccaatgaaaatgttatgtaaatcaatatggcgactttatgctggatgctcattggcccatcggtcttatgttttGCTTGTGtaacgttatgcatttcatgtgcgaggccctttactcTGCATTGTTGGAGAGACCAGTTCATCAATGCTACCACACAAAAATCGAGTGAGCAGATGCTCACTCTTACCAACTTACATCAAGACGTTTTCTGATTGGTCATTTTAACTCCCACTTTTAAGTGGACCCCACTTTTTCCGTGTTACCGGAAACCGCTATATTATAGCGTTTtttattgggaaaactagtgcgcactgagtgtgcactcgccgctggcaattggacgttttggtttgcgcgatgacggtgccaacggaaacgcccaattacctgtagcaagtgcacattcagtgcgcactagttttcccaatgaaaaacgctattagtttCACCCCCGTGCACCACACCATATGTTGTTTTATACTGGAAATCGTCGCTTAGGAGATGATGGCGCTGTAGATGTTTcttacagcctaaaagagccaactagcagtccatatttatatagtcaaagataTAGCCTATACTCCAAAGTTTattcgtaattttaaaaattatcgaaattattattaaaaaatggtgaGTTGTTGTGTGTGTGGctgtacaagaaaaaaaactgaaaatgttACGTTTCATAAGTATTACTTATTCTTTTTgcatattctattatatatattataatgtttatagaGATAGTTTTttactattgtattataaataagcttttttgaaattatttttacacatttttatatcaagaaataactgcattgttcaaataaataaatattaacattaagttcattttttgaattttactttatatacacccacatagaactaaaacctctaatggacgtctaatggacgtctgccgtggaagttcggaccttccagtggacgtcccatggacatccaatggacggccactaggcatccacagttccgcattgcgcacgtccattggacgtccattaaacgttaacaacggatgtccattagacgttacgtggatcattaataaagggttcatagagccttagtggatgacaaaccgacgtcacgtggattattagtagaggctttatggagtctcagcagacgttacttagattattaatggacgtggaggttcggaccttTAGTGGACAtctaatggacggtaaaaaattttttttttttaacaaattttattattttt contains the following coding sequences:
- the LOC120357131 gene encoding uncharacterized protein LOC120357131; the encoded protein is MLYCCVKNCSNSWKKDYSLHYILEDPERKQQWIENIARPDLDESKNYFVCEVHFLPKMWEKLRIDGKKKLKHNAVPTIHIWNKDEIVPALSNTENTVTLKENNEVDNAKHLSINNLTEKDAFKEDKEPERINVQSDEPINTPLLVQQMEINTAINVQLDKPINTSVSVQEMEIKLLKANMKLSKLLKSEIRLKKQVKKLMYENKKVVKENNNLKVKYKNIFNNDQIEALCKYKCARWSTASIEKALRLKLSCGSSGYKELQKQNISSLSECTLRRKMKTIDFETGICNKAFDILREQVLRFTDDRDKDCMLAIDEMSITTGQQIVTTTDLNIGLSTLPDKSGKNDEKL